A genomic stretch from Falco cherrug isolate bFalChe1 chromosome 3, bFalChe1.pri, whole genome shotgun sequence includes:
- the SRSF4 gene encoding serine/arginine-rich splicing factor 4 isoform X1 → MPRVYIGRLSYQARERDVERFFKGYGKILEVDLKNGSRRSCSQKRLSVAQRAAASSAVAWATLEPGSGLGRYGFVEFDDLRDADDAVYELNGKDLCGERVIVEHARGPRRDSSYGSGRSGYGYRRSGRDKYGPPTRTEYRLIVENLSSRCSWQDLKDYMRQAGEVTYADAHKGRKNEGVIEFKSYSDMKRALEKLDGTEVNGRKIRLVEDRPGSRRRRSYSRSRSHSRSRSRSRHSHKSRSRSASSSRSKSRSRSRSVSRSRSKSRSRSKSHSRSQKEKSRTPSKEDKSRSRSRSAEKSRNKSKDKSEGALHNSDEKAKSRSHSKEKSRSRSGSKDRGDMRESMRSRSKEKSRSKDREKSISKARSRSKSRDESRSRSHSKDKRKSRKRSRDDSRSRSRSHSKSEKSKRRSKRDSKPSSKKKRKDSHERSRSASKDKEHLKSDSDKKEAKGEGEDAAACRVSRSRSRSISKSKPNVKSDSRSRSKSVSKPRSRSKSRSRSASRSHSQSRSRSRSRS, encoded by the exons ATGCCGCGGGTCTACATCGGCCGCCTCAGCTACCAGGCGCGGGAGCGGGACGTGGAGCGGTTCTTCAAGGGCTACGGCAAGATCCTGGAGGTGGATCTTAAGAACGG CAGCCGGAGAAGTTGCAGCCAAAAGAGACTCTCAGTTGCACAAagggctgcagcatcctcagctgtTGCTTGGGCGACTTTGGAGCCTGGATCCGGTCTTGGCAG GTACGGCTTTGTTGAGTTTGATGATCTGCGAGATGCAGATGATGCTGTTTATGAGCTAAATGGTAAAGATCTTTGTGGGGAGAGAGTGATCGTTGAGCATGCCAGAGGCCCACGTCGTGACAGCAGTTACGGTTCTGGACGCA GTGGATATGGTTATAGAAGAAGCGGAAGAGATAAGTACGGTCCTCCTACCCGTACAGAATACAGATTGATTGTGGAAAATTTGTCAAGCCGCTGCAGCTGGCAAGATCTTAAG GATTATATGCGTCAGGCAGGGGAAGTGACATATGCAGATGCacacaaaggaaggaaaaatgaaggtgTGATTGAGTTCAAATCCTATTCTGACATGAAAAGAGCCCTTGAAAAGCTGGACGGGACAGAAGTAAATGGCAGAAAGATTAGATTAGTGGAAGACAGACCTGGATCGAGACGGCGCCGCTCTTACTCTAGAAGCCGAAGCCATTCGAG gtCTCGCTCTCGAAGCAGACATTCTCATAAAAGCAGGAGCCGCAGCGCCAGTAGTAGTCGCTCCAAGAGTAGATCAAGATCCAG GTCTGTGTCCCGTTCCAGAAGCAAGAGCCGTAGTCGAAGCAAGAGCCATAGCAGaagccaaaaagagaaaagcaggactCCAAGTAAAGAGGATAAAAGTAGGAGCCGCAGCAGGAGTGCAGAGAAATCCCGAAACAAAAGTAAAGATAAATCTGAGGGCGCTCTCCATAACAGTGAtgagaaagcaaagagcaggagccacagcaaggaaaagagtAGGAGCAGGAGTGGGAGTAAGGACAGGGGAGACATGAGGGAGAGCATGAGGAGTAGGAGCAAGGAgaagagcagaagcaaagaCAGGGAGAAGAGCATTAGCAAGGCTAGAAGCAGGAGCAAGAGCAGGGatgagagcaggagcaggagccaCAGTaaggataaaaggaaaagtagGAAGAGAAGCAGGGATGACAGCAGAAGTAGGAGCAGGAGCCACAGCAAGAGTGAGAAAAGCAAGAGGCGCAGCAAGCGAGACAGCAAACCAAGtagcaagaagaaaaggaaggacagCCACGAGCGGTCCAGGTCAGCCTCCAAAGACAAGGAGCATCTAAAATCAGATTCTGACAAAAAGGAGGCAAAAGGTGAGGGTGAGGATGCAGCTGCATGTCGGGTGTCTCGCTCCAGGTCTAGGTCGATTTCCAAGTCAAAACCAAATGTCAAATCGGATTCTCGTTCCAGGTCTAAATCCGTTTCAAAGCCTAGGTCCCGGTCCAAGTCTAGATCTAGGTCTGCCTCTAGGTCACACTCCCAGTCGCGGTCAAGGTCTCGCTCCAGATCCTAA
- the SRSF4 gene encoding serine/arginine-rich splicing factor 4 isoform X2 gives MPRVYIGRLSYQARERDVERFFKGYGKILEVDLKNGYGFVEFDDLRDADDAVYELNGKDLCGERVIVEHARGPRRDSSYGSGRSGYGYRRSGRDKYGPPTRTEYRLIVENLSSRCSWQDLKDYMRQAGEVTYADAHKGRKNEGVIEFKSYSDMKRALEKLDGTEVNGRKIRLVEDRPGSRRRRSYSRSRSHSRSRSRSRHSHKSRSRSASSSRSKSRSRSRSVSRSRSKSRSRSKSHSRSQKEKSRTPSKEDKSRSRSRSAEKSRNKSKDKSEGALHNSDEKAKSRSHSKEKSRSRSGSKDRGDMRESMRSRSKEKSRSKDREKSISKARSRSKSRDESRSRSHSKDKRKSRKRSRDDSRSRSRSHSKSEKSKRRSKRDSKPSSKKKRKDSHERSRSASKDKEHLKSDSDKKEAKGEGEDAAACRVSRSRSRSISKSKPNVKSDSRSRSKSVSKPRSRSKSRSRSASRSHSQSRSRSRSRS, from the exons ATGCCGCGGGTCTACATCGGCCGCCTCAGCTACCAGGCGCGGGAGCGGGACGTGGAGCGGTTCTTCAAGGGCTACGGCAAGATCCTGGAGGTGGATCTTAAGAACGG GTACGGCTTTGTTGAGTTTGATGATCTGCGAGATGCAGATGATGCTGTTTATGAGCTAAATGGTAAAGATCTTTGTGGGGAGAGAGTGATCGTTGAGCATGCCAGAGGCCCACGTCGTGACAGCAGTTACGGTTCTGGACGCA GTGGATATGGTTATAGAAGAAGCGGAAGAGATAAGTACGGTCCTCCTACCCGTACAGAATACAGATTGATTGTGGAAAATTTGTCAAGCCGCTGCAGCTGGCAAGATCTTAAG GATTATATGCGTCAGGCAGGGGAAGTGACATATGCAGATGCacacaaaggaaggaaaaatgaaggtgTGATTGAGTTCAAATCCTATTCTGACATGAAAAGAGCCCTTGAAAAGCTGGACGGGACAGAAGTAAATGGCAGAAAGATTAGATTAGTGGAAGACAGACCTGGATCGAGACGGCGCCGCTCTTACTCTAGAAGCCGAAGCCATTCGAG gtCTCGCTCTCGAAGCAGACATTCTCATAAAAGCAGGAGCCGCAGCGCCAGTAGTAGTCGCTCCAAGAGTAGATCAAGATCCAG GTCTGTGTCCCGTTCCAGAAGCAAGAGCCGTAGTCGAAGCAAGAGCCATAGCAGaagccaaaaagagaaaagcaggactCCAAGTAAAGAGGATAAAAGTAGGAGCCGCAGCAGGAGTGCAGAGAAATCCCGAAACAAAAGTAAAGATAAATCTGAGGGCGCTCTCCATAACAGTGAtgagaaagcaaagagcaggagccacagcaaggaaaagagtAGGAGCAGGAGTGGGAGTAAGGACAGGGGAGACATGAGGGAGAGCATGAGGAGTAGGAGCAAGGAgaagagcagaagcaaagaCAGGGAGAAGAGCATTAGCAAGGCTAGAAGCAGGAGCAAGAGCAGGGatgagagcaggagcaggagccaCAGTaaggataaaaggaaaagtagGAAGAGAAGCAGGGATGACAGCAGAAGTAGGAGCAGGAGCCACAGCAAGAGTGAGAAAAGCAAGAGGCGCAGCAAGCGAGACAGCAAACCAAGtagcaagaagaaaaggaaggacagCCACGAGCGGTCCAGGTCAGCCTCCAAAGACAAGGAGCATCTAAAATCAGATTCTGACAAAAAGGAGGCAAAAGGTGAGGGTGAGGATGCAGCTGCATGTCGGGTGTCTCGCTCCAGGTCTAGGTCGATTTCCAAGTCAAAACCAAATGTCAAATCGGATTCTCGTTCCAGGTCTAAATCCGTTTCAAAGCCTAGGTCCCGGTCCAAGTCTAGATCTAGGTCTGCCTCTAGGTCACACTCCCAGTCGCGGTCAAGGTCTCGCTCCAGATCCTAA
- the SRSF4 gene encoding serine/arginine-rich splicing factor 4 isoform X3 — protein MSDIQKAFKQRGYGYRRSGRDKYGPPTRTEYRLIVENLSSRCSWQDLKDYMRQAGEVTYADAHKGRKNEGVIEFKSYSDMKRALEKLDGTEVNGRKIRLVEDRPGSRRRRSYSRSRSHSRSRSRSRHSHKSRSRSASSSRSKSRSRSRSVSRSRSKSRSRSKSHSRSQKEKSRTPSKEDKSRSRSRSAEKSRNKSKDKSEGALHNSDEKAKSRSHSKEKSRSRSGSKDRGDMRESMRSRSKEKSRSKDREKSISKARSRSKSRDESRSRSHSKDKRKSRKRSRDDSRSRSRSHSKSEKSKRRSKRDSKPSSKKKRKDSHERSRSASKDKEHLKSDSDKKEAKGEGEDAAACRVSRSRSRSISKSKPNVKSDSRSRSKSVSKPRSRSKSRSRSASRSHSQSRSRSRSRS, from the exons ATGTCAGATATTCAGAAAGCCTTTAAGCAAC GTGGATATGGTTATAGAAGAAGCGGAAGAGATAAGTACGGTCCTCCTACCCGTACAGAATACAGATTGATTGTGGAAAATTTGTCAAGCCGCTGCAGCTGGCAAGATCTTAAG GATTATATGCGTCAGGCAGGGGAAGTGACATATGCAGATGCacacaaaggaaggaaaaatgaaggtgTGATTGAGTTCAAATCCTATTCTGACATGAAAAGAGCCCTTGAAAAGCTGGACGGGACAGAAGTAAATGGCAGAAAGATTAGATTAGTGGAAGACAGACCTGGATCGAGACGGCGCCGCTCTTACTCTAGAAGCCGAAGCCATTCGAG gtCTCGCTCTCGAAGCAGACATTCTCATAAAAGCAGGAGCCGCAGCGCCAGTAGTAGTCGCTCCAAGAGTAGATCAAGATCCAG GTCTGTGTCCCGTTCCAGAAGCAAGAGCCGTAGTCGAAGCAAGAGCCATAGCAGaagccaaaaagagaaaagcaggactCCAAGTAAAGAGGATAAAAGTAGGAGCCGCAGCAGGAGTGCAGAGAAATCCCGAAACAAAAGTAAAGATAAATCTGAGGGCGCTCTCCATAACAGTGAtgagaaagcaaagagcaggagccacagcaaggaaaagagtAGGAGCAGGAGTGGGAGTAAGGACAGGGGAGACATGAGGGAGAGCATGAGGAGTAGGAGCAAGGAgaagagcagaagcaaagaCAGGGAGAAGAGCATTAGCAAGGCTAGAAGCAGGAGCAAGAGCAGGGatgagagcaggagcaggagccaCAGTaaggataaaaggaaaagtagGAAGAGAAGCAGGGATGACAGCAGAAGTAGGAGCAGGAGCCACAGCAAGAGTGAGAAAAGCAAGAGGCGCAGCAAGCGAGACAGCAAACCAAGtagcaagaagaaaaggaaggacagCCACGAGCGGTCCAGGTCAGCCTCCAAAGACAAGGAGCATCTAAAATCAGATTCTGACAAAAAGGAGGCAAAAGGTGAGGGTGAGGATGCAGCTGCATGTCGGGTGTCTCGCTCCAGGTCTAGGTCGATTTCCAAGTCAAAACCAAATGTCAAATCGGATTCTCGTTCCAGGTCTAAATCCGTTTCAAAGCCTAGGTCCCGGTCCAAGTCTAGATCTAGGTCTGCCTCTAGGTCACACTCCCAGTCGCGGTCAAGGTCTCGCTCCAGATCCTAA